The following are encoded in a window of Alosa sapidissima isolate fAloSap1 chromosome 12, fAloSap1.pri, whole genome shotgun sequence genomic DNA:
- the LOC121724869 gene encoding 5-hydroxytryptamine receptor 3E, which produces MGPSRGHLFTSCIFLLTVCVCLCELSCREGHSGPTYESLQDVFDRKPFRPAVNLSNPTIANISFTLYAVLGVNEKTQILTTFLWLRLYWFHEFLIWDPHKCDGVTKISLPVKDLWMPDIIVYEFVDDDVSQACPFVYVNHTGHIRYDRMLRLVSACNLEIFSFPFDIQNCTFTFGSYMHTIKDVRVSPALSFAEMSGNSKQYLEASGEWELVVILGESSILQFGIDEWDIITFWVVIKRRPILYVVNLLIPSSFLMVIDILSFYLPPHSVDRASFKMTLILGYTVFLLIMNDLLPSTANGTPIIGIYFSVCLALMVISLLETVIITNVLHHNSMKYRGVPRWVQVLVLGYIAKLICYRWPEKTRPDIRQKPDNSSSLAIQPPTQTPAANRNRDSEMLSGALPLAVPELTQICRDVNVICSHLSELQQENVLLEQWCHVGYILDFLLFRIYLLLITCYAIVIICMWCIWIYQ; this is translated from the exons ATGGGACCTTCCCGTGGACACCTGTTCACATCCTGTATCTTTCTGCTGACAG tgtgtgtgtgcctctgtgaaCTGAGTTGTCGTGAGGGTCACAGCGGACCTACTTACGAGTCGCTCCAGGACGTGTTTGACAGAAAACCCTTCAGACCAGCGGTTAATCTCAGCAACCCGACCATCGCCAAcatctccttcactctctatGCAGTGCTGGGTGTG AATGAGAAAACACAGATCCTCACTACGTTCCTCTGGCTTAGACTT TACTGGTTCCATGAGTTCCTCATATGGGATCCTCACAAATGTGACGGTGTCACTAAAATCTCCCTCCCGGTGAAGGATCTCTGGATGCCTGACATCATCGTATATGAATT CGTGGATGACGACGTGTCCCAAGCCTGCCCGTTTGTGTATGTCAACCACACGGGGCACATACGCTACGACCGCATGCTGAGGCTTGTGAGCGCCTGCAACCTGGAGATATTCAGCTTCCCTTTTGACATCCAGAACTGCACCTTCACCTTTGGGTcctacatgcacacaa TAAAGGACGTGAGGGTGAGCCCGGCCCTGTCCTTTGCGGAGATGTCGGGGAACTCAAAGCAGTACCTAGAGGCCAGTGGTGAGTGGGAGCTGGTGGTCATCCTGGGGGAGTCCAGCATCCTGCAGTTTGGGATCGACGAGTGGGACATCATCACATTCTGG GTGGTGATAAAGAGACGGCCTATCCTGTATGTGGTCAACCTCCTGATTCCCAGCTCCTTCCTCATGGTCATCGACATCCTGTCCTTCTACCTGCCGCCCCACAGTGTGGACCGTGCCTCCTTCAAGATGACCCTCATCCTGGGCTACACAGTCTTCCTGCTCATCATGAACGACCTGCTGCCCAGCACAGCAAACGGAACACCCATCATAG GAATCtacttctctgtgtgtctggCCCTGATGGTCATTAGTCTCCTGGAGACGGTCATCATCACTAACGTGCTCCACCACAACTCCATGAAGTACCGCGGCGTACCACGCTGGGTCCAGGTGCTCGTGCTGGGCTACATCGCCAAGCTCATCTGCTATCGCTGGCCCGAGAAAACCCGCCCCGACATCCGCCAGAAGCCAGACAACTCGAGCTCCCTGGCCATACAGCCTCCGACCCAAACCCCAGCGGCCAACCGGAACAGAGACAGTGAGATGT TGTCGGGAGCGCTACCCCTGGCCGTGCCGGAGTTGACTCAGATCTGCCGGGATGTAAACGTGATCTGCTCGCACCTGTCGGAGCTGCAGCAGGAGAACGTACTGCTGGAGCAGTGGTGCCACGTGGGCTACATCCTGGACTTCCTGCTCTTCCGCATTTACCTGCTCCTCATCACCTGCTACGCCATCGTCATCATCTGCATGTGGTGCATCTGGATCTACcagtga